A genomic stretch from Schistosoma haematobium chromosome 4, whole genome shotgun sequence includes:
- the RPS14 gene encoding ribosomal protein S14, S11 (EggNog:ENOG410VHJ3~COG:J), which produces MAAKRKGARKVVEEQVSLGPQVAEGEFVFGVCHIYASFNDTFVHVTDATGAETIVRVTGGMKVKADRDESSPYAAMLAAQDVAEKCKTLGINALHIRIRATGGTKVRTPSPAAQSALRALARSGMRIGRIEDVTPIPTDSTRRKGGRRGRRL; this is translated from the exons GAAGGTAGTCGAAGAGCAAGTTTCTTTGGGTCCTCAAGTTGCAGAAGGCGAATTTGTATTCGGAGTTTGCCACATCTATGCATCATTCAACGATACATTTGTTCACGTAACGGATGCGACAGGTGCTGAAACCATCGTCCGTGTCACGGGTGGCATGAAAGTTAAAGCCGATCGCGATGAATCTAGTCCATATGCTGCTATGCTTGCAGCTCAAGATGTCGCAGAGAAATGCAAAACTTTGGGTATAAATGCCCTACATATCCGTATCCGAGCAACTGGTGGAACAAA GGTCCGCACCCCAAGTCCTGCTGCACAATCTGCTCTACGAGCCCTCGCACGCTCGGGAATGCGTATTGGCCGCATAGAAGATGTCACACCCATTCCAACAGATAGCACGCGACGCAAAGGAGGCCGTCGAGGTCGCCGTTTGTAA
- the SEC61ALPHA gene encoding DSec61alpha, variant 2 (EggNog:ENOG410VB3P~COG:U), with the protein MLDELLQKGYGLGSGISLFIATNICETIVWRAISPTTINTGRGTEFEGAIISLFHLLATRTDKVRALREAFYRQNLPNLMNILATILVFAVVIYFQSFRVDIAVKSIRYRGQSTSYPIKLFYTSNAPIMLQSALVSNLYVMSQMLASKFRGNFIINLLGVWSDGEGGSRSVPIGGLCYYMTPPDSLGDMLVDPIHGILYIAFMLGSCAFFSKIWIDVSNSSAKDVVKQLKEQQTVVPGHRENSMVHELNRYIPTAAALGGLCIGALSVLADFLGAIGSGTGILMAVTTIYQYYEVFVREQSEMGGSMSSLWL; encoded by the exons ATGTTGGATGAACTTCTCCAGAAAGGTTATGGTTTGGGCTCTGGTATATCTTTGtttattgcaactaatatttGTGAAACTATTGTGTGGAGAGCAATAAGCCCTACTACGATTAACACTGGACGAG GTACGGAGTTCGAGGGTGCTATAATATCGCTTTTCCATCTACTGGCCACTCGTACAGATAAAGTTCGTGCATTAAGGGAAGCGTTTTATCGTCAAAATCTGCCAAATCTAATGAACATACTTGCAACTATTCTTGTCTTTGCTGTCGTCATTTACTTCCAA AGCTTCAGAGTAGATATTGCAGTCAAGTCAATCCGATATCGTGGGCAATCAACTTCATATCCAATCAAACTTTTCTACACCAGTAATGCCCCGATCATGCTTCAAAGTGCACTTGTCTCTAATCTTTATGTAATGTCACAA ATGTTAGCTAGCAAGTTTCGAGGTAACTTTATTATCAATCTTTTGGGTGTTTGGTCGGATGGTGAAGGTGGTTCTCGATCTGTACCTATCGGAGGATTGTGTTACTACATGACACCTCCAGATTCCTTAGGAGATATGCTAGTGGACCCCATACACGGCATTTTGTATATTGCTTTCATGCTTGGAAGCTGTGCGTTTTTCAGTAAAATATGGATCGATGTCTCAAATTCCAGTGCTAAAGACGTAGTTAAACAGCTCAAAGAACAACAAACTGTCGTTCCAGGACATCGGGAGAATTCAATGGTGCATGAGTTGAATCGTTACATTCCAACAGCAGCCGCACTTGGTGGTCTATGTATCGGCGCTCTTTCAGTATTGGCAGACTTCCTAG GTGCTATTGGAAGCGGAACAGGTATTCTCATGGCTGTCACAACAATCTACCAATACTATGAAGTATTTGTTCGAGAGCAAAGTGAGATGGGTGGTTCTATGAGCTCTTTGTGGTTATAA
- the SEC61ALPHA gene encoding DSec61alpha (EggNog:ENOG410354K~COG:U), with protein MTVKFLDIVKPFCAILPEISRPERKIQFRERVLWTGITLMIFLFCCQIPLFGIMSSESADPLYWLRVISASNKGTLMELGISPIITSGLIMQLLAGIQVLSVGDAPKDRALFNGAQKLFGMVITVGQASVYVMSGIYGAPSELGAGICLLIIFQLTFAGLLVLMLDELLQKGYGLGSGISLFIATNICETIVWRAISPTTINTGRGTEFEGAIISLFHLLATRTDKVRALREAFYRQNLPNLMNILATILVFAVVIYFQSFRVDIAVKSIRYRGQSTSYPIKLFYTSNAPIMLQSALVSNLYVMSQMLASKFRGNFIINLLGVWSDGEGGSRSVPIGGLCYYMTPPDSLGDMLVDPIHGILYIAFMLGSCAFFSKIWIDVSNSSAKDVVKQLKEQQTVVPGHRENSMVHELNRYIPTAAALGGLCIGALSVLADFLGAIGSGTGILMAVTTIYQYYEVFVREQSEMGGSMSSLWL; from the exons ATGACTG TTAAGTTTTTGGATATCGTCAAGCCGTTTTGTGCAATCCTACCGGAGATCTCCCGTCCCGAACGGAAGATTCAGTTTCGAGAACGGGTGTTATGGACGGGAATAACTCTGATGATATTTCTGTTTTGTTGCCAAATACCACTTTTTGGCATAATGTCGTCTGAATCTGCCGACCCTCTCTACTGGCTTCGAGTGATTTCTGCGTCAAACAAAGGGACACTTATGGAACTTGGGATATCTCCAATCATAACATCTGGTCTAATTATGCAGCTTCTTGCTGGGATACAAGTGCTCTCTGTTGGTGATGCACCGAAAGACAGAGCTTTATTTAATGGAGCTCAGAAAT TATTCGGTATGGTTATAACTGTTGGCCAAGCTTCTGTGTATGTTATGTCCGGAATCTATGGTGCACCAAGCGAACTAGGTGCAGGAATTTGTCTGTTGATAATCTTCCAG CTAACGTTTGCAGGTCTTTTGGTTTTGATGTTGGATGAACTTCTCCAGAAAGGTTATGGTTTGGGCTCTGGTATATCTTTGtttattgcaactaatatttGTGAAACTATTGTGTGGAGAGCAATAAGCCCTACTACGATTAACACTGGACGAG GTACGGAGTTCGAGGGTGCTATAATATCGCTTTTCCATCTACTGGCCACTCGTACAGATAAAGTTCGTGCATTAAGGGAAGCGTTTTATCGTCAAAATCTGCCAAATCTAATGAACATACTTGCAACTATTCTTGTCTTTGCTGTCGTCATTTACTTCCAA AGCTTCAGAGTAGATATTGCAGTCAAGTCAATCCGATATCGTGGGCAATCAACTTCATATCCAATCAAACTTTTCTACACCAGTAATGCCCCGATCATGCTTCAAAGTGCACTTGTCTCTAATCTTTATGTAATGTCACAA ATGTTAGCTAGCAAGTTTCGAGGTAACTTTATTATCAATCTTTTGGGTGTTTGGTCGGATGGTGAAGGTGGTTCTCGATCTGTACCTATCGGAGGATTGTGTTACTACATGACACCTCCAGATTCCTTAGGAGATATGCTAGTGGACCCCATACACGGCATTTTGTATATTGCTTTCATGCTTGGAAGCTGTGCGTTTTTCAGTAAAATATGGATCGATGTCTCAAATTCCAGTGCTAAAGACGTAGTTAAACAGCTCAAAGAACAACAAACTGTCGTTCCAGGACATCGGGAGAATTCAATGGTGCATGAGTTGAATCGTTACATTCCAACAGCAGCCGCACTTGGTGGTCTATGTATCGGCGCTCTTTCAGTATTGGCAGACTTCCTAG GTGCTATTGGAAGCGGAACAGGTATTCTCATGGCTGTCACAACAATCTACCAATACTATGAAGTATTTGTTCGAGAGCAAAGTGAGATGGGTGGTTCTATGAGCTCTTTGTGGTTATAA